From Bombus vancouverensis nearcticus chromosome 15, iyBomVanc1_principal, whole genome shotgun sequence, the proteins below share one genomic window:
- the Rab3-GEF gene encoding rab3 GDP-GTP exchange factor isoform X6 — translation MDIQKKHLCPRLVDYLAIVGARLPSVSRQPVQVPELLRRYPVEDHKDFPLPLDMVYFCQPEGCTSVGPKRTALREATSFTFTLTDKDSGRTRYGICVNFYRPIERAGAAVGSGVSVKRDKYNTTFRRESWRKSMEKSTDSAFSSDYRSSAVGPSDSEKDCPSSRRDSDTSHIPSAPRLGITAPSGDSESGGSHSPSPRASRRRQRIRNHSLTSLCIISHHPFFSMFRECLFILKKIIDACNESSSPQKVGASRQTNRDTVWSVLTGQTLEGTPSIVLHDVREIETWILRLLSSPVPVPEKTRVEVEIVSQSMQPPLCFALPDHTRFSLVDFPLHLPLELLGVDICLKVLTLILLEHKIVLQSRDYNALSMSVMAFVTMIYPLEYMFPAIPLLPTCMSCAEQLLLAPTPFVIGIPATFLLFKTNFKMPDDIWLVDLDSNKINAPTGLGDQLPPLPEPEGTVLKNHLKQAMQLMDQTGSGAMASMSVPQTLSQDTSPRTSLQAPSRRESLTSHLSTLSVSSMKHRPSVDHHPSPASSPGASAASGHRRSSISQSAGSSSPQKPFSSQTMQSFNPFIYGNDVDSVDVATRVAMVRFFNSQNLLANFTEHTRTLRLYPRPVVAFQINSFLRSRPRTSHFLNKFARTQAVEFLAEWSLTPSNVAFLRVQTGVFDPAQIGDKPKWYASNLEPIYFPVWDNGSSLANALKAMKEHESQPTDESGSDSEGAESTSSSYSSLSDFVSEMVSSDLSPSYNCSHAAQPQPMSLSVDPKNVYDPPSSLRYPGVDEESTVRPESPLSTSSSHSDLSSPSFNRDSEFELNPKVQEGSQSTNIQPSAASLQRHPSVGNVLARTSSFGAGPFSRQTSSNSSNESESSMVSRQLSVSTSGQKQAEGLPRQASSVTGNGVLRQGSQGSLLEQIASQAKDLVRETKRQSSQDGILAQMDKLKHQAKEKITEAGEDSLFAPLEQLTQQTKKAMGEATKSVQEASKSALEASKTAAGVSKNTFDDLTYVSKSTFGDLTKSAKEVAAKKGLLKGLGDTQHSPPSPPGMLQRRDSSSTQLVASDNRGGRREIGRDFFSNISSDLNGIATQTSNMFSDLFGSKSSSSRNTGFPQSQKADKKTPLLGPFPKSKTGLVERSSLIKHSTNKANQEDIQRMQNAERSSTNSDNQAFLTDVVNQVIAGEGVGWLKLNRLKKLMEDESYRDLVVTKLNKGLHKKISPDDHIDDVCISKPVYKGMLKCLQAVAHGLGHTYNNFGLGGMASVFQLLEIAHTHYWSKDLSESGFDSSLMSQASSPFGSRENLKSPQSPVQPEFSKSDTSQLHLDMSHGHAPPANEGSQSTTDTFFDVFTKKGKFLSRLTSFDSESGRGGGTGSSEALSTDGGSIITNPAFRQAHQASFRSTVSDSEVEQGNFSRQPKQRTGSVWSSKSSLSTGFRYHGGSLVPTMAAPSPEAARTYLFEGLLGKERSSLWDQMQFWEDAFLDAVSQERDMIGMDQGPREMMERYKNLSESEKKRLEHDEDRLLCTLLHNLTAILVMLNVNKDEVKRKVRRLLGKSHIGLIYSQELNQLLDQIHNLYGNDIDLKPLTSRQMHRQSFTVHAGVDAEGDLRFLEVRHDGLVLRSVNGVIVERWWYERLVNMTYSPKNKVLCLWQRNGGQTQLHKYYTKKCKDLYYCIKDAMEKAAARGHGMNLDIELGGEFPVQDMRTGEGGLLQVCMEGVGLLFANSKFFVRLDHIRKCFTQKDGIFVLEEFNPKTRQVIQRKYKSQMAGQICYSVLCVFSYLAVGLEQRKQQQNQQQQPPRQSQPQPQQQQQQPQQHQQQPQRQQPQSQQRQQPQQKQQYQQHQQTQQRAQYQQQRQQQQQQPQTQQHSGSNVGQPNQGHRNAHLDSFPKHH, via the exons ATGGATATACAGAAGAAGCACTTGTGCCCCCGCTTGGTGGATTATCTCGCCATTGTGGGGGCCAGACTGCCCTCAGTCTCTCGCCAGCCTGTGCAG GTTCCAGAGTTGCTGCGACGATATCCAGTGGAAGATCACAAAGATTTTCCATTGCCGCTGGACATGGTTTATTTCTGTCAACCCGAGGGTTGCACCAGCGTGGGCCCAAAACGCACAGCCTTACGAGAAGCCACATCCTTCACTTTCACCCTCACGGACAAAGACTCCG GGAGAACTCGCTATGGTATCTGCGTGAATTTTTATCGACCAATAGAAAGGGCGGGAGCTGCGGTCGGGAGTGGAGTGTCGGTGAAAAGGGACAAGTACAATACGACGTTTCGAAGAGAGAGTTGGAGGAAAAGCATGGAAAAGAGCACGGATTCTGCCTTTTCTAG CGACTATAGGAGCAGTGCAGTGGGCCCTAGCGACTCAGAAAAAGATTGCCCGAGCAGCAGAAGGGACTCTGACACTTCGCATATACCGAGTGCACCGAGATTAGGTATCACTGCACCGAGTGGAGATAGTGAAAGTGGAGGAAGCCATTCACCGTCTCCACGAGCTTCACGCAGACGACAG AGGATACGAAATCATTCGCTGACGTCGTTATGTATCATTTCCCATCATCCGTTCTTTTCGATGTTCCGGGAATGCCTTTTCATTTTGAAGAAGATCATCGATGCGTGTAACGAGAGTTCCTCGCCGCAGAAAGTCGGTGCTTCCCGGCAGACCAACAG AGACACCGTGTGGAGCGTTTTAACGGGACAAACACTGGAAGGAACACCATCGATAGTGCTACACGATGTCCGAGAGATCGAGACGTGGATATTGCGATTGTTAAGCAGCCCTGTACCTGTTCCGGAAAAGACACGCGTCGAGGTCGAGATCGTGTCGCAAAGTATGCAGCCACCACTCTGTTTTGCACTCCCAGACCACACTAGATTTTCTCTCGTTGATTTCCCTCTGCATCTACCCCTGGAACTTCTTGGCGTTGACATATGCTTGAAGGTCCTCACGTTGATTCTCTTGGAGCACAAG ATCGTGTTGCAATCCCGCGACTACAATGCCCTGTCGATGTCCGTAATGGCGTTCGTAACGATGATTTATCCTCTGGAGTATATGTTCCCCGCGATACCATTGTTACCCACGTGCATGAGCTGCGCGGAACAGTTGTTGCTTGCACCTACACCATTTGTTATCGGAATACCCGCTACTTTTTTATTGTTCAAAACGAACTTTAAAATGCCCGATGACATTTGGCTAGTGGATCTAGACAGCAATAAAATAAACGCACCTACTGGTCTGGGTGATCAATTGCCCCCATTACCCGAACCAGAAGGCACCGTACTAAAGAACCACTTGAAACAG GCAATGCAACTGATGGACCAAACCGGCTCTGgt GCAATGGCTAGTATGTCAGTTCCGCAAACACTTTCGCAAGACACTTCTCCGAGGACTTCTCTGCAAGCCCCAAGTAGAAGGGAGAGCCTAACTTCTCATTTGTCCACTTTAAG TGTGTCGTCAATGAAGCACAGACCTAGCGTCGACCATCATCCGAGTCCAGCGAGTTCTCCAGGAGCCAGCGCGGCTTCCGGTCATCGTCGCTCCTCCATATCTCAGTCGGCGGGTTCTTCGTCACCTCAAAAACCATTCTCTTCCCAAACCATGCAATCTTTCAACCCATTCATTTATGGAAACGACGTGGACTCTGTAGACGTGGCTACGAGAGTGGCCATGGTGCGTTTCTTCAACTCTCAGAACCTTCTGGCGAACTTCACCGAGCATACGAGGACACTCAGGCTATATCCGAGGCCTGTAGTCGCCTTTCAGATCAATTCTTTTCTCCGATCAAGGCCACGGACCAGTCATTTCTTGAATAAGTTCGCTAGAACTCAGGCGGTGGAATTTTTGGCTGAATGGTCGCTCACTCCGAGCAACGTGGCGTTCTTGAGAGTGCAAACAGGGGTGTTTGACCCAGCTCAAATCGGAGACAAGCCAAAGTGGTACGCCTCGAATTTAGAACCTATTTATTTCCCTGTTTGGGACAACGGTAGCTCGTTGGCGAACGCTTTGAAGGCAATGAAGGAACACGAGAGTCAACCGACTGACGAAAGCGGGTCTGACTCGGAAGGTGCTGAGAGTACGAGTTCCTCTTATTCGTCGCTGAGCGATTTTGTATCCGAGATGGTGTCGTCCGACTTGTCTCCAA GTTACAATTGTTCACACGCGGCGCAGCCTCAACCAATGTCCCTGTCCGTGGACCCAAAGAACGTTTACGATCCACCCAGTTCATTGCGATATCCTGGAGTGGACGAAGAATCGACAGTGAGGCCAGAAAGTCCTTTGAGCACTTCCTCCAGTCACAGTGATCTAAGTAGTCCTAGTTTCAACAGGGACTCCGAGTTCGAGTTAAACCCCAAAGTTCAAGAAGGTTCACAGTCAACCAAT ATTCAACCAAGTGCGGCAAGTCTGCAGCGTCACCCAAGTGTGGGTAACGTTTTAGCAAGGACGTCGAGCTTTGGAGCAGGACCATTTTCCCGACAGACGAGTAGTAACAGTAGCAACGAAAGTGAATCGTCGATGGTTTCTCGACAATTATCTGTGAGTACTAGTGGACAGAAGCAGGCCGAAGGTTTACCAAGACAAGCTTCCAGTGTGACTGGAAATGGTGTGTTAAGACAAGGTTCTCAAGGATCGTTGTTAGAACAAATAGCGAGCCAGGCGAAGGATTTGGTCCGTGAAACTAAGAGACAGAGCAGCCAGGATGGAATTCTTGCTCAGATGGATAAG TTGAAACATCAGGCGAAGGAGAAGATTACAGAGGCCGGTGAAGATAGTCTCTTCGCGCCATTGGAACAA TTGACGCAACAGACGAAGAAAGCCATGGGGGAGGCAACAAAATCTGTTCAAGAAGCTTCGAAGAGCGCTTTGGAAGCTAGTAAAACCGCGGCTGGAGTCAGCAAAAATACATTCGATGATTTAACCTACGTAAGCAAGAGCACTTTTGGAGACTTGACGAAAAGTGCCAAAGAGGTTGCTGCGAAGAAAGGTTTACTCAAG GGCCTTGGCGATACGCAGCATTCACCCCCATCGCCTCCGGGAATGTTGCAACGAAGAGATTCGAGTAGCACGCAACTGGTCGCTTCGGATAACCGCGGAGGGCGCCGGGAAATCGGACGTGATTTTTTCAGCAATATTAGTAGTGATTTAAATGGCATCGCTACGCAAACGAGCAACATGTTTAGCGATCTGTTTG GTAGTAAAAGTAGTTCTAGTCGAAATACCGGCTTCCCTCAGTCCCAAAAGGCGGATAAGAAGACACCATTACTCGGACCTTTCCCTAAAA GTAAGACAGGATTGGTCGAACGCTCGTCATTGATAAAACACTCGACGAATAAAGCCAATCAGGAAGATATTCAGAGGATGCAGAACGCAGAGAGATCTAGTACAAATAGTGACAATCAAGCTTTCCTGACGGAT GTGGTGAATCAGGTGATAGCCGGCGAAGGCGTTGGTTGGCTAAAACTGAATAGGCTGAAGAAACTAATGGAGGATGAGAGCTATCGAGATCTGGTGGTGACGAAACTGAATAAGGGTCTTCATAAGAAGATTAGTCCTGACGATCATATCGACGATGTG TGTATCTCGAAACCAGTTTACAAGGGAATGCTAAAGTGCCTTCAAGCAGTGGCTCACGGTCTTGGACACACTTACAATAACTTCGGTTTAGGTGGAATGGCGTCAGTCTTCCAGCTGTTGGAGATTGCACACACTCATTATTGGAGTAAGGATCTTTCAGAGAGTGGTTTCGATAGTTCACTAATGTCTCAA GCATCTAGCCCATTTGGCAGCAGGGAAAATTTGAAGTCTCCACAGTCTCCTGTACAGCCCGAATTTTCGAAGTCAG ATACGTCTCAACTTCATTTGGATATGTCACACGGCCACGCACCACCGGCCAACGAAGGGAGCCAATCGACGACGGACACGTTCTTCGATGTGTTCACGAAAAAGGGAAAGTTCCTCAGCAGGCTAACGTCCTTCGACTCTGAG AGTGGGCGGGGAGGTGGAACAGGAAGCAGCGAAGCTTTATCCACAGACGGAGGTAGCATAATCACTAATCCTGCTTTTCGGCAAGCGCACCAGGCGTCTTTCCGAAGCACTGTCTCTGATAGCGAGGTCGAACAAGGCAAT TTTTCAAGACAACCGAAGCAACGAACGGGAAGTGTTTGGTCGAGCAAGTCTTCCTTGAGCACCGGTTTCCGGTACCATGGAGGAAGCTTGGTACCAACCATGGCTGCTCCTAGTCCAGAAGCTGCAAGAACTTATTTATTCGAAG GTTTACTGGGTAAAGAAAGATCGTCGCTTTGGGACCAGATGCAATTTTGGGAGGATGCCTTTTTGGACGCAGTGTCTCAAGAGAGAGACATGATCGGCATGGATCAAGGTCCTAGAGAAATGATGGAAAG GTATAAGAATTTGAGCGAGAGCGAAAAGAAACGACTGGAGCATGACGAGGATAGACTGCTGTGCACCCTGTTGCACAATTTGACGGCGATTTTAGTGATGCTGAACGTGAATAAGGACGAAGTGAAACGGAAAGTAAGGAGGCTATTGGGAAAGAGTCATATTGGTCTGATCTACAGTCAGGAGCTCAATCAACTTCTCGACCAAATACACAATCTC TATGGGAACGATATAGATTTGAAGCCTCTGACATCCAGACAAATGCATCGTCAATCTTTCACCGTGCACGCTGGAGTCGATGCAGAAGGTGATCTACGATTTCTCGAGGTACGCCACGATGGACTTGTCCTGAGATCTGTGAACGGCGTGATCGTGGAGCGATGGTGGTATGAGCGTTTGGTGAATATGACTTACAGTCCGAAGAACAAAGTATTGTGCCTTTGGCAGCGAAATGGCGGGCAAACTCAGCTGCATAAGTATTATACTAAAAAG TGCAAGGACCTATACTACTGCATAAAGGATGCAATGGAAAAGGCAGCAGCCCGCGGCCATGGAATGAACTTGGATATCGAACTCGGCGGCGAGTTTCCAGTTCAGGACATGCGCACCGGCGAGGGTGGGCTTCTTCAGGTTTGCATGGAGGGCGTGGGTCTCCTCTTCGCGAATAGCAAG
- the Rab3-GEF gene encoding rab3 GDP-GTP exchange factor isoform X4: MDIQKKHLCPRLVDYLAIVGARLPSVSRQPVQVPELLRRYPVEDHKDFPLPLDMVYFCQPEGCTSVGPKRTALREATSFTFTLTDKDSGRTRYGICVNFYRPIERAGAAVGSGVSVKRDKYNTTFRRESWRKSMEKSTDSAFSSDYRSSAVGPSDSEKDCPSSRRDSDTSHIPSAPRLGITAPSGDSESGGSHSPSPRASRRRQRIRNHSLTSLCIISHHPFFSMFRECLFILKKIIDACNESSSPQKVGASRQTNRDTVWSVLTGQTLEGTPSIVLHDVREIETWILRLLSSPVPVPEKTRVEVEIVSQSMQPPLCFALPDHTRFSLVDFPLHLPLELLGVDICLKVLTLILLEHKIVLQSRDYNALSMSVMAFVTMIYPLEYMFPAIPLLPTCMSCAEQLLLAPTPFVIGIPATFLLFKTNFKMPDDIWLVDLDSNKINAPTGLGDQLPPLPEPEGTVLKNHLKQAMQLMDQTGSGAMASMSVPQTLSQDTSPRTSLQAPSRRESLTSHLSTLSVSSMKHRPSVDHHPSPASSPGASAASGHRRSSISQSAGSSSPQKPFSSQTMQSFNPFIYGNDVDSVDVATRVAMVRFFNSQNLLANFTEHTRTLRLYPRPVVAFQINSFLRSRPRTSHFLNKFARTQAVEFLAEWSLTPSNVAFLRVQTGVFDPAQIGDKPKWYASNLEPIYFPVWDNGSSLANALKAMKEHESQPTDESGSDSEGAESTSSSYSSLSDFVSEMVSSDLSPSYNCSHAAQPQPMSLSVDPKNVYDPPSSLRYPGVDEESTVRPESPLSTSSSHSDLSSPSFNRDSEFELNPKVQEGSQSTNDKEEGGSFESDSASTITPRTILSAQSSVGQFGVGKGRSLATPSIGDTERPATSHRTSRVSRYVVPIQPSAASLQRHPSVGNVLARTSSFGAGPFSRQTSSNSSNESESSMVSRQLSVSTSGQKQAEGLPRQASSVTGNGVLRQGSQGSLLEQIASQAKDLVRETKRQSSQDGILAQMDKLKHQAKEKITEAGEDSLFAPLEQLTQQTKKAMGEATKSVQEASKSALEASKTAAGVSKNTFDDLTYVSKSTFGDLTKSAKEVAAKKGLLKGLGDTQHSPPSPPGMLQRRDSSSTQLVASDNRGGRREIGRDFFSNISSDLNGIATQTSNMFSDLFGSKSSSSRNTGFPQSQKADKKTPLLGPFPKSKTGLVERSSLIKHSTNKANQEDIQRMQNAERSSTNSDNQAFLTDVVNQVIAGEGVGWLKLNRLKKLMEDESYRDLVVTKLNKGLHKKISPDDHIDDVCISKPVYKGMLKCLQAVAHGLGHTYNNFGLGGMASVFQLLEIAHTHYWSKDLSESGFDSSLMSQASSPFGSRENLKSPQSPVQPEFSKSDTSQLHLDMSHGHAPPANEGSQSTTDTFFDVFTKKGKFLSRLTSFDSESGRGGGTGSSEALSTDGGSIITNPAFRQAHQASFRSTVSDSEVEQGNFSRQPKQRTGSVWSSKSSLSTGFRYHGGSLVPTMAAPSPEAARTYLFEGLLGKERSSLWDQMQFWEDAFLDAVSQERDMIGMDQGPREMMERYKNLSESEKKRLEHDEDRLLCTLLHNLTAILVMLNVNKDEVKRKVRRLLGKSHIGLIYSQELNQLLDQIHNLYGNDIDLKPLTSRQMHRQSFTVHAGVDAEGDLRFLEVRHDGLVLRSVNGVIVERWWYERLVNMTYSPKNKVLCLWQRNGGQTQLHKYYTKKCKDLYYCIKDAMEKAAARGHGMNLDIELGGEFPVQDMRTGEGGLLQVCMEGVGLLFANSKFFVRLDHIRKCFTQKDGIFVLEEFNPKTRQVIQRKYKSQMAGQICYSVLCVFSYLAVGLEQRKQQQNQQQQPPRQSQPQPQQQQQQPQQHQQQPQRQQPQSQQRQQPQQKQQYQQHQQTQQRAQYQQQRQQQQQQPQTQQHSGF, translated from the exons ATGGATATACAGAAGAAGCACTTGTGCCCCCGCTTGGTGGATTATCTCGCCATTGTGGGGGCCAGACTGCCCTCAGTCTCTCGCCAGCCTGTGCAG GTTCCAGAGTTGCTGCGACGATATCCAGTGGAAGATCACAAAGATTTTCCATTGCCGCTGGACATGGTTTATTTCTGTCAACCCGAGGGTTGCACCAGCGTGGGCCCAAAACGCACAGCCTTACGAGAAGCCACATCCTTCACTTTCACCCTCACGGACAAAGACTCCG GGAGAACTCGCTATGGTATCTGCGTGAATTTTTATCGACCAATAGAAAGGGCGGGAGCTGCGGTCGGGAGTGGAGTGTCGGTGAAAAGGGACAAGTACAATACGACGTTTCGAAGAGAGAGTTGGAGGAAAAGCATGGAAAAGAGCACGGATTCTGCCTTTTCTAG CGACTATAGGAGCAGTGCAGTGGGCCCTAGCGACTCAGAAAAAGATTGCCCGAGCAGCAGAAGGGACTCTGACACTTCGCATATACCGAGTGCACCGAGATTAGGTATCACTGCACCGAGTGGAGATAGTGAAAGTGGAGGAAGCCATTCACCGTCTCCACGAGCTTCACGCAGACGACAG AGGATACGAAATCATTCGCTGACGTCGTTATGTATCATTTCCCATCATCCGTTCTTTTCGATGTTCCGGGAATGCCTTTTCATTTTGAAGAAGATCATCGATGCGTGTAACGAGAGTTCCTCGCCGCAGAAAGTCGGTGCTTCCCGGCAGACCAACAG AGACACCGTGTGGAGCGTTTTAACGGGACAAACACTGGAAGGAACACCATCGATAGTGCTACACGATGTCCGAGAGATCGAGACGTGGATATTGCGATTGTTAAGCAGCCCTGTACCTGTTCCGGAAAAGACACGCGTCGAGGTCGAGATCGTGTCGCAAAGTATGCAGCCACCACTCTGTTTTGCACTCCCAGACCACACTAGATTTTCTCTCGTTGATTTCCCTCTGCATCTACCCCTGGAACTTCTTGGCGTTGACATATGCTTGAAGGTCCTCACGTTGATTCTCTTGGAGCACAAG ATCGTGTTGCAATCCCGCGACTACAATGCCCTGTCGATGTCCGTAATGGCGTTCGTAACGATGATTTATCCTCTGGAGTATATGTTCCCCGCGATACCATTGTTACCCACGTGCATGAGCTGCGCGGAACAGTTGTTGCTTGCACCTACACCATTTGTTATCGGAATACCCGCTACTTTTTTATTGTTCAAAACGAACTTTAAAATGCCCGATGACATTTGGCTAGTGGATCTAGACAGCAATAAAATAAACGCACCTACTGGTCTGGGTGATCAATTGCCCCCATTACCCGAACCAGAAGGCACCGTACTAAAGAACCACTTGAAACAG GCAATGCAACTGATGGACCAAACCGGCTCTGgt GCAATGGCTAGTATGTCAGTTCCGCAAACACTTTCGCAAGACACTTCTCCGAGGACTTCTCTGCAAGCCCCAAGTAGAAGGGAGAGCCTAACTTCTCATTTGTCCACTTTAAG TGTGTCGTCAATGAAGCACAGACCTAGCGTCGACCATCATCCGAGTCCAGCGAGTTCTCCAGGAGCCAGCGCGGCTTCCGGTCATCGTCGCTCCTCCATATCTCAGTCGGCGGGTTCTTCGTCACCTCAAAAACCATTCTCTTCCCAAACCATGCAATCTTTCAACCCATTCATTTATGGAAACGACGTGGACTCTGTAGACGTGGCTACGAGAGTGGCCATGGTGCGTTTCTTCAACTCTCAGAACCTTCTGGCGAACTTCACCGAGCATACGAGGACACTCAGGCTATATCCGAGGCCTGTAGTCGCCTTTCAGATCAATTCTTTTCTCCGATCAAGGCCACGGACCAGTCATTTCTTGAATAAGTTCGCTAGAACTCAGGCGGTGGAATTTTTGGCTGAATGGTCGCTCACTCCGAGCAACGTGGCGTTCTTGAGAGTGCAAACAGGGGTGTTTGACCCAGCTCAAATCGGAGACAAGCCAAAGTGGTACGCCTCGAATTTAGAACCTATTTATTTCCCTGTTTGGGACAACGGTAGCTCGTTGGCGAACGCTTTGAAGGCAATGAAGGAACACGAGAGTCAACCGACTGACGAAAGCGGGTCTGACTCGGAAGGTGCTGAGAGTACGAGTTCCTCTTATTCGTCGCTGAGCGATTTTGTATCCGAGATGGTGTCGTCCGACTTGTCTCCAA GTTACAATTGTTCACACGCGGCGCAGCCTCAACCAATGTCCCTGTCCGTGGACCCAAAGAACGTTTACGATCCACCCAGTTCATTGCGATATCCTGGAGTGGACGAAGAATCGACAGTGAGGCCAGAAAGTCCTTTGAGCACTTCCTCCAGTCACAGTGATCTAAGTAGTCCTAGTTTCAACAGGGACTCCGAGTTCGAGTTAAACCCCAAAGTTCAAGAAGGTTCACAGTCAACCAAT GATAAAGAGGAGGGTGGTAGCTTTGAGTCAGACTCAGCGTCCACGATAACACCACGCACAATCCTGAGCGCACAAAGTTCAGTAGGACAGTTTGGAGTAGGGAAGGGGCGTTCTTTAGCGACTCCGAGCATCGGCGACACCGAACGTCCTGCCACATCCCACAGGACTTCTCGCGTCAGTAGATATGTCGTTCCT ATTCAACCAAGTGCGGCAAGTCTGCAGCGTCACCCAAGTGTGGGTAACGTTTTAGCAAGGACGTCGAGCTTTGGAGCAGGACCATTTTCCCGACAGACGAGTAGTAACAGTAGCAACGAAAGTGAATCGTCGATGGTTTCTCGACAATTATCTGTGAGTACTAGTGGACAGAAGCAGGCCGAAGGTTTACCAAGACAAGCTTCCAGTGTGACTGGAAATGGTGTGTTAAGACAAGGTTCTCAAGGATCGTTGTTAGAACAAATAGCGAGCCAGGCGAAGGATTTGGTCCGTGAAACTAAGAGACAGAGCAGCCAGGATGGAATTCTTGCTCAGATGGATAAG TTGAAACATCAGGCGAAGGAGAAGATTACAGAGGCCGGTGAAGATAGTCTCTTCGCGCCATTGGAACAA TTGACGCAACAGACGAAGAAAGCCATGGGGGAGGCAACAAAATCTGTTCAAGAAGCTTCGAAGAGCGCTTTGGAAGCTAGTAAAACCGCGGCTGGAGTCAGCAAAAATACATTCGATGATTTAACCTACGTAAGCAAGAGCACTTTTGGAGACTTGACGAAAAGTGCCAAAGAGGTTGCTGCGAAGAAAGGTTTACTCAAG GGCCTTGGCGATACGCAGCATTCACCCCCATCGCCTCCGGGAATGTTGCAACGAAGAGATTCGAGTAGCACGCAACTGGTCGCTTCGGATAACCGCGGAGGGCGCCGGGAAATCGGACGTGATTTTTTCAGCAATATTAGTAGTGATTTAAATGGCATCGCTACGCAAACGAGCAACATGTTTAGCGATCTGTTTG GTAGTAAAAGTAGTTCTAGTCGAAATACCGGCTTCCCTCAGTCCCAAAAGGCGGATAAGAAGACACCATTACTCGGACCTTTCCCTAAAA GTAAGACAGGATTGGTCGAACGCTCGTCATTGATAAAACACTCGACGAATAAAGCCAATCAGGAAGATATTCAGAGGATGCAGAACGCAGAGAGATCTAGTACAAATAGTGACAATCAAGCTTTCCTGACGGAT GTGGTGAATCAGGTGATAGCCGGCGAAGGCGTTGGTTGGCTAAAACTGAATAGGCTGAAGAAACTAATGGAGGATGAGAGCTATCGAGATCTGGTGGTGACGAAACTGAATAAGGGTCTTCATAAGAAGATTAGTCCTGACGATCATATCGACGATGTG TGTATCTCGAAACCAGTTTACAAGGGAATGCTAAAGTGCCTTCAAGCAGTGGCTCACGGTCTTGGACACACTTACAATAACTTCGGTTTAGGTGGAATGGCGTCAGTCTTCCAGCTGTTGGAGATTGCACACACTCATTATTGGAGTAAGGATCTTTCAGAGAGTGGTTTCGATAGTTCACTAATGTCTCAA GCATCTAGCCCATTTGGCAGCAGGGAAAATTTGAAGTCTCCACAGTCTCCTGTACAGCCCGAATTTTCGAAGTCAG ATACGTCTCAACTTCATTTGGATATGTCACACGGCCACGCACCACCGGCCAACGAAGGGAGCCAATCGACGACGGACACGTTCTTCGATGTGTTCACGAAAAAGGGAAAGTTCCTCAGCAGGCTAACGTCCTTCGACTCTGAG AGTGGGCGGGGAGGTGGAACAGGAAGCAGCGAAGCTTTATCCACAGACGGAGGTAGCATAATCACTAATCCTGCTTTTCGGCAAGCGCACCAGGCGTCTTTCCGAAGCACTGTCTCTGATAGCGAGGTCGAACAAGGCAAT TTTTCAAGACAACCGAAGCAACGAACGGGAAGTGTTTGGTCGAGCAAGTCTTCCTTGAGCACCGGTTTCCGGTACCATGGAGGAAGCTTGGTACCAACCATGGCTGCTCCTAGTCCAGAAGCTGCAAGAACTTATTTATTCGAAG GTTTACTGGGTAAAGAAAGATCGTCGCTTTGGGACCAGATGCAATTTTGGGAGGATGCCTTTTTGGACGCAGTGTCTCAAGAGAGAGACATGATCGGCATGGATCAAGGTCCTAGAGAAATGATGGAAAG GTATAAGAATTTGAGCGAGAGCGAAAAGAAACGACTGGAGCATGACGAGGATAGACTGCTGTGCACCCTGTTGCACAATTTGACGGCGATTTTAGTGATGCTGAACGTGAATAAGGACGAAGTGAAACGGAAAGTAAGGAGGCTATTGGGAAAGAGTCATATTGGTCTGATCTACAGTCAGGAGCTCAATCAACTTCTCGACCAAATACACAATCTC TATGGGAACGATATAGATTTGAAGCCTCTGACATCCAGACAAATGCATCGTCAATCTTTCACCGTGCACGCTGGAGTCGATGCAGAAGGTGATCTACGATTTCTCGAGGTACGCCACGATGGACTTGTCCTGAGATCTGTGAACGGCGTGATCGTGGAGCGATGGTGGTATGAGCGTTTGGTGAATATGACTTACAGTCCGAAGAACAAAGTATTGTGCCTTTGGCAGCGAAATGGCGGGCAAACTCAGCTGCATAAGTATTATACTAAAAAG TGCAAGGACCTATACTACTGCATAAAGGATGCAATGGAAAAGGCAGCAGCCCGCGGCCATGGAATGAACTTGGATATCGAACTCGGCGGCGAGTTTCCAGTTCAGGACATGCGCACCGGCGAGGGTGGGCTTCTTCAGGTTTGCATGGAGGGCGTGGGTCTCCTCTTCGCGAATAGCAAG